A window of Natrinema versiforme contains these coding sequences:
- a CDS encoding PQQ-binding-like beta-propeller repeat protein, with translation MPSRRRLLAGCGLSLAGLLAGGTLLADRSATTDTDWPMARYDAAGTGYNPDASGPRDEIHVAWDESLESVSGFEVTPPVLVDDILYTVGDEFVAIDTERGAARFSVDAIDASSPTYVPSSVYQTGTLAVTAKDGVIGLSAGGGVELFGLRFGDVRWRGPGQVSEIDFRDRSETPSPVRVGDTVYTAIPDTAEIVALEADSGHERWRRGFDRDDDDEAGGITHRPAVRDGIVFATGRPGEVAAFDAESGTKRWDRTLEDATVRPPTATEAGVVVPTRTGIRLLEADSGARRWRKSLEGNATRGAAAVAEGRVFVADDGVDGELHALDLETGKPAWSVLYGHDDTPIVADGVVYVTNSGYELAAFDAETGDPGFTYGAKWAISMPAVGDGTLYVVDGDRVLALEEQDD, from the coding sequence ATGCCCTCCAGACGCCGACTCCTCGCGGGGTGTGGTCTGAGCCTCGCGGGACTGCTCGCCGGCGGGACCCTCCTCGCCGACCGCTCAGCCACAACTGATACCGACTGGCCGATGGCCCGCTACGACGCCGCCGGGACGGGATACAATCCCGACGCGTCGGGCCCGCGCGACGAGATCCACGTCGCGTGGGACGAATCCCTCGAGAGTGTCAGCGGGTTCGAAGTCACGCCGCCGGTCCTCGTCGACGACATCCTCTACACCGTCGGCGACGAGTTCGTCGCGATCGATACCGAGCGCGGAGCCGCCCGCTTTTCGGTCGACGCGATCGACGCCTCGAGTCCGACCTACGTCCCGTCGTCGGTCTATCAGACCGGGACGCTGGCGGTCACCGCAAAAGACGGTGTCATCGGCCTGAGCGCCGGCGGCGGGGTCGAACTGTTCGGACTGCGATTCGGCGACGTGCGCTGGCGCGGCCCCGGTCAGGTCTCGGAGATCGATTTCCGAGACCGGTCCGAAACGCCATCGCCCGTGCGGGTCGGAGACACCGTATACACCGCGATACCGGATACCGCGGAGATCGTCGCCCTCGAGGCCGACAGCGGCCACGAGCGATGGCGACGGGGGTTCGATCGAGACGACGACGACGAGGCCGGTGGCATCACCCACCGACCCGCGGTCCGGGACGGCATCGTCTTCGCCACCGGCCGGCCGGGCGAGGTGGCGGCGTTCGACGCCGAGAGCGGCACTAAACGGTGGGACCGAACGCTCGAGGACGCGACCGTTCGGCCGCCGACGGCGACCGAGGCCGGCGTCGTCGTCCCGACCAGAACGGGCATCCGACTGCTCGAGGCCGACAGCGGCGCGCGGCGATGGCGGAAGTCCCTCGAGGGAAACGCGACCCGCGGGGCCGCCGCGGTCGCCGAGGGACGGGTCTTCGTGGCCGACGACGGCGTCGACGGGGAATTGCACGCGCTCGACCTCGAGACCGGAAAGCCGGCGTGGTCGGTTTTGTACGGGCACGACGACACGCCGATCGTCGCCGACGGCGTCGTCTACGTGACCAACAGCGGCTACGAACTGGCCGCGTTCGACGCGGAAACGGGCGACCCGGGCTTTACCTACGGGGCGAAGTGGGCGATCTCCATGCCGGCAGTCGGCGACGGCACCCTCTACGTCGTCGACGGGGACCGCGTCCTCGCGCTGGAGGAACAGGATGACTGA